CATCCGGTTCGGCGCGTTTTCGGCGAGTGCGGTCTCACTATCGGTGAGAGCTACGTGGGCGAGGCCTTCTGTCGGGACACGGCGGCCTGGCCCAACGGCACCTACCTGGGCCAGATGCACCCCTTCCATGCCGACTTTTACACGGGCTTCGCGGAGAGGCGCGGGTGGGAGCCGTGCGAGACGTGGGCAACCGACCAGCGCAACTCGGCGATACGCGGCCTGCGTGCGCTTGGGTATACGGTCTACAGGTAGCTCAACGAATCCCGCGGCGGACGATTGCCGAAGAATCCGTAGTCCCGGCGGCCGCCTGAATGGCTATGCGCTCTTGACCAGTATTCGTACTGCTCGAACTGCATGCGGGAGTGGGTCAGGGTGAGGGGGCGGCCGGTAGTCCTCTATGACGGCCGGTGCGCCTTCTGCCGCGTCTGCGCCAGAGTCCTGCGATGCCTCGACCGAGGCGACCGCCTTGACCTGTTGGACTTCAACCGTCCGGAAGCCGAAGCCCTCCTGGCACCGCTCCCGGCAGCGGAACGCCGCACCGCTCTCCACATCGCGGACACTGAGGGCTCGGTCCACTCCGCCGGCCCGGCGCTGCGCCGGGCGCTGGCCGAAGCCATCGGTCCAGGTGCGGAGCGGGTGCTCACCAACGCGGCGGTCGCGCCGGTGGTCGACGCCGCCTATCGCGTCGTTGCCGCACGGCGCCACCACCTCGGGTGGACCGAGCGGTTCACGCGCCGGCACGATGCGGGCAATTGACCCGTGGCGCCGGTATTGAGAGTGGACACGGCGCGGATATGCCCGGCCGGCAAGCGACCGGTACGCTACAGCCCAATTCCCGCCTGCCGTTCTCACTGAGGAGTCCCGCCCTTGAGTAATCGACTGAAGGTGATGATCACCGGCGCCACCGGCGTGATCGGGCGCACGCTGATGGAGGACCTGGACGGCGTTTTCACGCTCACCGGCACCTCGCGCCAGCCGCAGGACGATCCGCGGTTTCGGGTGCTGGACTTCGACGACATCGACGCGGTGGCCGAGGCGTTTGCCGGGCAGGACGCGGTGGTCCACATGCACGCCAAGTCGAACCACGACACGGACGAGCTGGAGCCGTATCTGCAGCCAAACGTCGTCGGCGTCTACAACGCCTACGAAGCGGCGCGGCGGGCCGGCGTGAAGCGCTTCGTGTTCGCCAGCTCGAACCACGCCACCGGCTGGTACGAACTCGTGGGCGAGCGTTGCGACGCAGAGTCCACGCCGCGTCCGGACGGCATGTACGGCGTCGCCAAGGTCTGGGGCGAGGCGGTGGGCCGCTACTACTCGGACCGCTTCGGGATGGAGGTCGTCTGCCTGCGCATCGGCAGCTATAAGTACCGCCTGAAGCCGCCGGAGTGGGACTCCGGTGCGCGCATCCTCTCCACCTGGCTGAGCGACCGCGACCTGGTCAACCTGGTGCGCCGCTCGGTGGAGGCGCCGGGCATTCGCTGGGGCATCTACTATGGGATTTCGGCCAACGCGCGCGCCTACTGGGACATCACCAATGCCGTCACCGAGCTGGGTTTCCGCCCCCAGGACAACGCGGAGGAATTCGCGGACGAGGTGCTGGCGAAGGGCGGCGAGTACGACCTCTGGGGCTACACGACCGAGGGGATGGTCTAAGGGACGCCCATGACCGAAAGCACGACGGCGACGCTGCCGGCGCGGCCCTTTGGGCGTCATTCGGACCGGGTGTCGATCATCGCCCTCGGCGGCGGTCACATCTCGCGACCAGGGGTAACCGACCAGGAAGCCGAGCGCATGATCCGCACGGCGCTCGACAACGGCGTTACCTTCTTCGACACGTCCTGGGACTATGCCGAGGGCCTCAGCGAGCGCCGCTACGGCCGGGTCCTGCCCGACCATCGCGACGACATCTTCCTCATGTCGAAGGTCTGCGACCGGACTCGCGATGGCGCCCTGGAGCAGCTCGACGAGAGCCTGCGCCGCCTGCGCACCGACTATCTCGACCTCTGGCAGTTCCACGAGATCAACTACGACAACGACCCCGAGTGGATCTTCGAGCCCGGCGGCGCCGTCGAGGCCGCCGAGATCGCCAAGGCCCAGGGCAAGGTGCGCTACGTCGGCTTCACGGGGCACAAGAGTCCGCACATCTTCAAGAGCATGCTGGCCGCCGACTACGAGTGGGACTCCTGCCAGATGCCGGTGAGCGTCTTCGACCACCAGTACCGCAGCTTCATTGCCGAGATTCTTCCCGAGCTGAACCGCCGCGGCATCGCCTGCATCGGGATGAAGTCGCTAGGCGGTAATGGGCAGTTCATCACCGAAGGCGGGCTGACGGCGCAGGAGCTGCGGCGCTACGCGCTGTCGCAGCCGATCACATCCCTGGCCTGCGGCGCGGTCACCCACGCCGATGTCTTGCAGGACCTCGAAATCGCCCGCACGTTCACGCCGATGACGGAGGACGAGCAGCAGGCGCTGCGCGATCGGGTGCGGCGCCAGGCCACCGACGGCCGCCACGAGTGGTTCAAGACCTCGACCTACTTCGACTCGCCCTATCACGCGGATGCCCACGGGTTCGGCAGCCACCTGAGGATTCCCCGCTTGCCGTGACGGCCGCGACAGTCCCTCGTCACCCCGGTGCCCCGGCCCCTCACCCCAACCCTCTCCCCATGGGAGAGGGAGTCGGACGCCGGAATGACGGAGGAGTACTCCCCGGCCTCCGTGTGCGAAAGTGAAGGGCGCGCTTGGCCAACTGGATGTGTCGATGACTGACGAGATCGACCGGCTGGTATGCGCGGTGGTGCACAACGACGACGCCAACCGCGTAAATCAGGCACTGGTCGACGAGGGCTACGGCGTCACCCGCATCACGGCGCAGGGCGGATTCCTGCGCCGGGGAAACGCAGTCTTCGTCATCGGCGTGGCCCAGTCGGCGGTCGACGCCGTCATCGACGTGCTGAAACGGAGTGCACACCAGGCAGCCGGTGCGGACGCCGGCGGCTCGGCCTACGGCATCGTATTCGTGGTGCGGGCCGGCCAGTTCGCGAGGCTCTGACGTGACCATGACCGCCGGCGGGAACGACCGCCTCGCCATCGCCGTGGTGCAGGACGCGGACGCGATGCGCCTATCCAACGCGCTCAACGACGCCGGATTCGCGCACACGCGGATTCCGACGCGCGGAGGATTCCTGCAGCGCGCAAGCGAGGCCATCATGGTGGCCTATTCGCACACACGCCACGAGACCCTGATGGAGCTGATCGCCAGCCAATGCCAGACCCGCAGCGAGATGCAGATCGTCTCGCTGGCCGGGGACACGATGCTGCTGGCGGAGCCGGTGGAG
Above is a window of Chloroflexota bacterium DNA encoding:
- a CDS encoding DCC1-like thiol-disulfide oxidoreductase family protein — protein: MREWVRVRGRPVVLYDGRCAFCRVCARVLRCLDRGDRLDLLDFNRPEAEALLAPLPAAERRTALHIADTEGSVHSAGPALRRALAEAIGPGAERVLTNAAVAPVVDAAYRVVAARRHHLGWTERFTRRHDAGN
- a CDS encoding NAD(P)-dependent oxidoreductase, translated to MSNRLKVMITGATGVIGRTLMEDLDGVFTLTGTSRQPQDDPRFRVLDFDDIDAVAEAFAGQDAVVHMHAKSNHDTDELEPYLQPNVVGVYNAYEAARRAGVKRFVFASSNHATGWYELVGERCDAESTPRPDGMYGVAKVWGEAVGRYYSDRFGMEVVCLRIGSYKYRLKPPEWDSGARILSTWLSDRDLVNLVRRSVEAPGIRWGIYYGISANARAYWDITNAVTELGFRPQDNAEEFADEVLAKGGEYDLWGYTTEGMV
- a CDS encoding aldo/keto reductase, whose translation is MTESTTATLPARPFGRHSDRVSIIALGGGHISRPGVTDQEAERMIRTALDNGVTFFDTSWDYAEGLSERRYGRVLPDHRDDIFLMSKVCDRTRDGALEQLDESLRRLRTDYLDLWQFHEINYDNDPEWIFEPGGAVEAAEIAKAQGKVRYVGFTGHKSPHIFKSMLAADYEWDSCQMPVSVFDHQYRSFIAEILPELNRRGIACIGMKSLGGNGQFITEGGLTAQELRRYALSQPITSLACGAVTHADVLQDLEIARTFTPMTEDEQQALRDRVRRQATDGRHEWFKTSTYFDSPYHADAHGFGSHLRIPRLP
- a CDS encoding cyclic-di-AMP receptor encodes the protein MTDEIDRLVCAVVHNDDANRVNQALVDEGYGVTRITAQGGFLRRGNAVFVIGVAQSAVDAVIDVLKRSAHQAAGADAGGSAYGIVFVVRAGQFARL
- a CDS encoding cyclic-di-AMP receptor, whose product is MTAGGNDRLAIAVVQDADAMRLSNALNDAGFAHTRIPTRGGFLQRASEAIMVAYSHTRHETLMELIASQCQTRSEMQIVSLAGDTMLLAEPVEVEVGGATVFTLEIERFVRL